The Halobacterium sp. CBA1132 genome has a segment encoding these proteins:
- a CDS encoding tubulin/FtsZ family protein, which yields MKLAMIGFGQAGGKILDKFLEYDKRHDSNIVRAAVAVNTAKADLMGLEHVPQENRVLIGQSRVKGHGVGADNELGAEIAEEDIDEVQGAIDSIPVHEVDAFLVISGLGGGTGSGGSPVIAKHLKRIYTEPVYGLGVLPGTDEGGIYTLNAARSFQTFVREVDNLLVFDNDAWRKSGESVQGGYDEINEEIVTRFGILFGAGEVEQGGDVAESVVDSSEIINTLAGGGVSTVGYASEDVDNEDNGSGLLSRFTGGDDDSFEDSASTTNRITSLVRKAALGRLTLPCEIEGTERALLVTAGPPKYLNRKGIERGRKWLEEQTGSMEVRGGDYPVPNSQQVASVVLLSGVNNVPRIKELQEVAIEAQDNIDDIRDESEENLEELVEDDDDELEPLF from the coding sequence ATGAAACTGGCAATGATCGGGTTCGGCCAGGCGGGCGGTAAAATACTCGACAAGTTCCTCGAGTACGACAAGCGGCACGACTCCAACATCGTGCGTGCCGCGGTCGCCGTCAACACCGCCAAAGCCGACCTCATGGGCTTGGAGCACGTTCCACAGGAGAATCGCGTCCTCATCGGACAGTCCCGCGTGAAAGGACACGGCGTCGGCGCCGACAACGAACTCGGCGCCGAAATCGCCGAGGAGGACATCGACGAGGTGCAGGGTGCAATCGACTCCATCCCGGTCCACGAGGTCGACGCGTTCCTCGTCATCTCCGGGCTGGGCGGCGGCACGGGCTCCGGCGGCTCCCCGGTCATCGCCAAACACCTCAAGCGCATCTACACCGAACCCGTCTACGGCCTCGGCGTGCTGCCCGGCACCGACGAGGGCGGCATCTACACGCTGAACGCCGCGCGGTCGTTCCAGACGTTCGTCCGCGAGGTCGACAACCTCCTCGTGTTCGACAACGACGCGTGGCGCAAGTCCGGCGAGTCAGTGCAGGGCGGCTACGACGAAATCAACGAGGAAATCGTCACTCGCTTCGGCATCCTCTTCGGCGCCGGCGAAGTCGAGCAGGGCGGCGACGTCGCCGAGTCCGTCGTCGACTCCAGCGAGATTATCAACACGCTCGCGGGCGGCGGCGTCTCCACGGTCGGGTACGCCTCCGAGGACGTCGACAACGAGGACAACGGCAGCGGCCTGCTGTCCCGGTTCACGGGTGGCGACGACGACTCGTTCGAGGATTCGGCGTCGACGACGAACCGCATCACGAGCCTCGTCCGGAAGGCCGCGCTGGGCCGACTTACGCTCCCGTGCGAAATCGAGGGTACCGAGCGCGCGCTGCTGGTCACCGCCGGCCCGCCGAAGTACCTCAATCGGAAAGGCATCGAGCGCGGCCGCAAGTGGCTCGAGGAGCAGACCGGCTCGATGGAGGTTCGTGGCGGCGACTACCCCGTGCCGAACTCCCAGCAGGTCGCGTCGGTCGTCCTGCTGTCGGGCGTGAACAACGTCCCGCGCATCAAGGAGCTGCAGGAAGTCGCCATCGAAGCCCAAGACAACATCGACGACATCCGTGACGAAAGCGAAGAGAACTTGGAAGAATTGGTCGAAGACGACGACGATGAGCTTGAACCGCTGTTCTAA
- the cofC gene encoding 2-phospho-L-lactate guanylyltransferase produces MRTFVPFDPTNPNTRLSSLLSVDERRAFATAMLTDVLDAVRRAGGAPTVLATAPPEQDVDAPVRVDDRPLSVAVNDALADELPAAVVMADLALATPDALQRLFDADGDVVVAPGRGGGTNALVVRHPEFSVNYHGASFRDHVDAADAVGASVETVDSFRLAADVDERSDLLDVLVHDDSGAAGDWLREAGFRVTVEDGTPNVGRH; encoded by the coding sequence ATGCGAACCTTCGTCCCGTTCGACCCGACGAACCCGAACACGCGCCTCTCCTCGCTGCTGTCCGTCGACGAACGCCGAGCGTTCGCTACGGCGATGCTGACCGATGTCCTCGACGCGGTGCGGCGGGCCGGCGGCGCGCCGACCGTGCTGGCGACCGCACCCCCCGAGCAGGACGTGGACGCACCGGTACGAGTCGACGACCGGCCGCTGTCCGTCGCCGTGAACGACGCGCTCGCCGACGAACTGCCGGCAGCGGTCGTGATGGCGGACCTCGCGCTCGCGACGCCGGACGCTCTCCAGCGACTGTTCGACGCCGACGGGGACGTCGTCGTCGCGCCCGGCCGCGGCGGCGGCACGAACGCGCTCGTCGTCCGCCACCCCGAGTTCAGCGTCAACTACCACGGCGCCTCGTTTCGCGACCACGTCGACGCCGCTGACGCCGTCGGGGCGTCCGTCGAAACCGTGGACTCGTTCCGACTCGCCGCCGACGTCGACGAGCGCTCGGACCTCCTCGACGTACTCGTCCACGACGACAGCGGCGCTGCCGGCGACTGGCTGCGCGAAGCGGGCTTCCGCGTCACCGTCGAGGACGGGACGCCAAACGTCGGCCGGCACTGA
- the cofG gene encoding 7,8-didemethyl-8-hydroxy-5-deazariboflavin synthase subunit CofG, whose product MSSIPGADEYGVDVEIRDADRAAALDVRPEDVEAAEELTFARNVFVPLTTACRYTCTYCTYYDPPGEAELMSPEAIRETCQTGAAAGCTEALFTFGDDPDDRYTAVHDQLDKWGFASIHEYLRHACEIALEEGLLPHANPGDQTREQLATVADVNASMGVMLETTADVQAHGGPRAKNPGQRLHTIDVAGELGVPFTTGILAGIGEGWSDRADSLLAIRDLHERHGHVQEVIVQPVSPNERWTEDPPERETMRRAVAMARAVLPEDVAVQVPPNLADARALLDCGVEDLGGVSPVTKDHINPDYAWPALRELEAIADHGGVPLRERLPVYERFLPENGVENEWVSERIGRAVAGSERFQSVLGGGAPRP is encoded by the coding sequence GTGAGTTCGATTCCGGGCGCCGACGAGTACGGTGTCGACGTCGAGATTCGGGACGCGGACCGGGCGGCCGCCCTCGACGTGCGCCCCGAGGACGTCGAGGCCGCCGAGGAGTTGACGTTCGCGCGGAACGTGTTCGTGCCGCTGACGACCGCGTGCCGGTACACGTGTACGTACTGCACGTACTACGACCCGCCGGGCGAGGCCGAACTGATGAGTCCCGAAGCGATTCGGGAGACGTGCCAGACGGGCGCCGCAGCGGGCTGTACGGAGGCGCTGTTCACGTTCGGCGACGACCCTGACGACCGCTACACGGCGGTCCACGACCAACTCGACAAGTGGGGCTTTGCCTCCATCCACGAGTACCTCCGGCACGCCTGCGAAATCGCCTTGGAGGAGGGGTTGTTGCCGCACGCGAATCCGGGCGACCAGACGCGCGAGCAGCTGGCGACGGTCGCGGACGTGAACGCGTCGATGGGCGTAATGTTGGAGACGACGGCGGACGTGCAGGCCCACGGCGGCCCGCGCGCGAAGAACCCCGGGCAGCGCCTCCACACAATCGACGTGGCGGGCGAACTCGGTGTGCCGTTCACGACCGGGATTCTGGCGGGCATCGGCGAGGGCTGGAGCGACCGCGCAGACAGCCTGCTCGCAATTCGAGACCTCCACGAGCGCCACGGCCACGTCCAAGAGGTCATCGTCCAGCCGGTGAGTCCGAACGAGCGCTGGACCGAGGACCCGCCGGAGCGGGAGACGATGCGGCGCGCCGTAGCGATGGCGCGCGCGGTCCTCCCCGAGGACGTGGCGGTGCAGGTACCGCCGAACCTCGCGGACGCCCGTGCGCTCCTCGATTGCGGCGTCGAGGACCTCGGCGGCGTCTCCCCGGTCACGAAAGACCACATCAACCCCGACTACGCGTGGCCGGCGCTGCGCGAACTCGAAGCCATCGCCGACCACGGCGGCGTGCCGCTCCGCGAGCGCCTGCCGGTCTACGAGCGGTTCCTCCCCGAGAACGGCGTGGAGAACGAGTGGGTGAGCGAGCGCATCGGGCGCGCGGTCGCCGGCAGCGAGCGGTTCCAGTCGGTGCTCGGCGGGGGCGCGCCGCGGCCGTAG
- a CDS encoding metal-dependent hydrolase, which yields MATTHAAMGVLFATPVLWVAPDVAAPAALGAMAGGVFPDFDVGVLEHRKTLHYPEHYWPLAAAAFAAAVAAPSVLTVAAAFFVLSAAVHSVTDALGGGLGARPWANDDQRGVYSHYRGRWIRPRRWIRYDGAPEDLLAVVVLSAPGVALYGGLVRDLTLAMLGVSVVYTLLRKRLPAFDLA from the coding sequence ATGGCCACGACGCACGCCGCGATGGGCGTCCTGTTCGCTACGCCCGTCCTCTGGGTCGCGCCCGACGTAGCGGCGCCCGCCGCGCTCGGCGCGATGGCCGGCGGCGTCTTCCCCGACTTCGACGTGGGCGTGCTCGAACACCGCAAAACGCTGCACTACCCCGAGCACTACTGGCCGCTGGCCGCCGCCGCGTTCGCCGCCGCCGTCGCCGCGCCGTCGGTGCTGACGGTCGCCGCCGCGTTCTTCGTGCTGTCGGCGGCCGTCCACTCCGTCACCGACGCGCTCGGCGGCGGCCTCGGCGCGCGCCCGTGGGCGAACGACGACCAGCGCGGCGTCTACTCGCACTACCGCGGCCGGTGGATTCGGCCGCGGCGCTGGATTCGCTACGACGGCGCGCCCGAGGACTTGCTCGCCGTGGTCGTGCTCTCGGCTCCCGGCGTCGCGCTGTACGGCGGCCTCGTGCGCGACCTGACGCTCGCGATGCTCGGCGTCTCCGTCGTCTACACGCTCCTCAGAAAACGCCTCCCGGCCTTCGACCTGGCCTGA
- the cofH gene encoding 7,8-didemethyl-8-hydroxy-5-deazariboflavin synthase subunit CofH yields the protein MSDAAGEFDFDVVPESDQSFENALANARDGRRLSVADGIELITTGTDRDGIDPRRKELVLEAADRRRAEVVGDEVTFVANVNNNVTTACNTGCLFCNFKDTAQNFEADAPDDHAGFTKTPEESYEVVEDAVERGAYEVTSVSGLHPAFGLNDDHRAALDPDDPEHNYKPPERYTTDPHTYVEQIEAMSDAGAHVHSMTPEEAHHAQRGVDWDYRHVYRELADAGLDTVPGTAAEILVDEVRDVICPGKIDTGEWVAAMEAAADVGLPMTSTMMYGHVENAAHRVHHLGVIRDLQDRTGNITEFVPLSFIHQETPLYDRGVVETGASDAEDELLVAVARLFLDNVEHIQSSWVKFGNAKGLKLLNCGADDFMGTILSEEITKRAGGQHGEFRSVADYADMISAIGRTPVERSTDYTERRVLDVDSDTLGPQLGPKADGTPLVPDHDGDGTRGAASADD from the coding sequence ATGTCCGACGCCGCCGGCGAGTTCGATTTCGACGTGGTCCCCGAGTCCGACCAGTCGTTCGAGAACGCGCTGGCGAACGCCCGCGACGGCCGCCGCCTCTCCGTCGCGGACGGCATCGAACTCATCACCACCGGCACCGACCGCGACGGCATCGACCCGCGGCGGAAGGAACTCGTCCTCGAAGCCGCCGACCGCCGCCGCGCCGAGGTCGTCGGCGACGAGGTGACGTTCGTCGCGAACGTCAACAACAACGTCACCACGGCCTGCAACACGGGCTGTCTGTTCTGCAACTTCAAGGACACCGCCCAGAACTTCGAGGCCGACGCGCCCGACGACCACGCCGGCTTCACGAAGACGCCCGAGGAGTCGTACGAGGTCGTCGAGGACGCCGTCGAGCGCGGCGCCTACGAGGTGACCTCCGTCTCGGGCCTCCACCCCGCGTTCGGCCTGAACGACGACCACCGCGCCGCCCTCGACCCCGACGACCCCGAGCACAACTACAAGCCGCCCGAGCGCTACACCACGGACCCCCACACGTACGTCGAGCAAATCGAGGCGATGAGCGACGCCGGCGCGCACGTCCACTCGATGACGCCCGAGGAGGCCCACCACGCCCAGCGCGGCGTGGACTGGGACTACCGTCACGTCTACCGCGAACTCGCCGACGCCGGCCTCGACACCGTGCCGGGAACTGCAGCCGAAATCCTCGTCGACGAGGTGCGCGACGTCATCTGCCCCGGGAAAATCGACACCGGCGAGTGGGTCGCCGCGATGGAGGCCGCCGCCGACGTCGGCCTCCCGATGACCTCGACGATGATGTACGGGCACGTCGAGAACGCCGCCCATCGCGTCCACCACCTCGGCGTAATCCGGGACTTGCAGGACCGCACCGGGAACATCACGGAGTTCGTCCCGCTCTCCTTCATCCATCAGGAGACGCCCCTGTACGACCGCGGCGTCGTCGAGACCGGCGCCAGCGACGCCGAGGACGAACTCCTCGTCGCCGTCGCGCGCCTGTTCCTCGACAACGTTGAGCACATCCAGTCGTCGTGGGTGAAGTTCGGGAACGCGAAGGGGCTGAAACTGCTGAACTGCGGCGCCGACGACTTCATGGGCACCATCCTCAGCGAGGAAATCACGAAGCGCGCGGGCGGCCAGCACGGCGAGTTCCGGTCGGTCGCCGACTACGCCGACATGATTTCGGCCATCGGGCGCACGCCCGTCGAGCGCTCGACGGACTACACCGAGCGCCGCGTCCTCGACGTCGACAGCGACACGCTCGGCCCGCAACTCGGCCCGAAAGCCGACGGCACGCCGCTGGTTCCGGACCACGACGGCGACGGCACGCGCGGCGCCGCGAGCGCCGACGACTGA
- a CDS encoding phosphoribosylaminoimidazolesuccinocarboxamide synthase, whose protein sequence is MMSVKALRVEAGATRDALGRGVFEFSDRYSVFDWGEMPDLIPGKGASLCTMGAFNFELLETEGVPTHYVGVRDSEGETVALADADEPPTEMEIALTQVPDLPFVGDSEGTHGGYDYDAYHAAADGNFLVPLEVVFRNSVPVGSSLRKRRDPAEFDLDFSSWPDEPVGLPEPVVEFSTKYEEQDRYLSREEADAIAGRASIEELDGLARRVNEVVTERAEEAGFTHEDGKIECLYVDGEVQVADVAGTFDENRFAYEGREVSKEVVRQYYKRTDPEWVEAVGGAKREADERGVADWKSLCETSPDPLPEELVQATADMYAAGANRYTGHEWFDAPPLADALAAFEE, encoded by the coding sequence ATGATGAGCGTCAAAGCGCTCCGCGTGGAAGCCGGAGCGACGCGGGACGCGCTGGGCCGGGGCGTCTTCGAGTTCAGCGACCGCTACTCGGTGTTCGACTGGGGGGAGATGCCCGACCTGATTCCGGGGAAGGGCGCGAGCCTCTGCACGATGGGCGCGTTCAACTTCGAACTCCTCGAAACCGAGGGCGTCCCCACGCACTACGTAGGAGTCCGGGACAGCGAGGGCGAGACGGTCGCGCTGGCGGACGCCGACGAGCCGCCGACCGAGATGGAGATCGCGCTCACGCAGGTCCCGGACCTCCCGTTCGTCGGGGACAGCGAGGGCACACACGGCGGCTACGACTACGACGCCTACCACGCCGCCGCGGACGGCAACTTCCTCGTCCCGCTGGAAGTCGTCTTCCGGAACAGCGTCCCCGTCGGGTCGAGCCTGCGGAAACGCCGCGACCCCGCCGAGTTCGACCTCGACTTCTCGTCGTGGCCCGACGAGCCGGTCGGCCTCCCGGAGCCAGTCGTGGAGTTCTCCACGAAGTACGAGGAACAGGACCGCTACCTCTCCCGCGAGGAGGCCGACGCCATCGCGGGCCGCGCGAGCATCGAGGAGCTGGACGGACTCGCGCGCCGCGTGAACGAGGTCGTCACCGAGCGCGCCGAGGAAGCCGGGTTCACGCACGAGGACGGCAAAATCGAGTGCCTCTACGTGGACGGCGAGGTGCAGGTCGCAGACGTCGCGGGGACGTTCGACGAGAACCGCTTCGCGTACGAGGGCCGGGAGGTCTCCAAGGAGGTCGTCCGGCAGTACTACAAGCGCACCGACCCCGAGTGGGTCGAGGCCGTCGGCGGCGCCAAACGCGAGGCCGACGAGCGCGGCGTCGCCGACTGGAAGTCCCTCTGCGAGACCTCCCCGGACCCGCTCCCCGAGGAACTCGTGCAGGCGACGGCGGACATGTACGCCGCGGGCGCGAACCGCTACACGGGCCACGAGTGGTTCGACGCGCCGCCGCTGGCCGACGCGCTCGCCGCGTTCGAGGAGTGA
- a CDS encoding VanZ family protein codes for MTPRRWAVVAVVAISAVLAGSLAPGSAAGGLPADADKLLHAAGYATIALSVTGSQRAETTRALIAVVLAATLLGVGVEVVQPTVGRTASVLDALANLLGATAGAVGWRLATVE; via the coding sequence GTGACGCCGCGACGCTGGGCGGTCGTCGCCGTGGTCGCAATCAGCGCCGTGCTCGCCGGGTCGCTGGCGCCCGGGTCGGCGGCCGGCGGACTCCCCGCAGACGCAGACAAACTCCTGCACGCCGCCGGCTACGCCACCATCGCGCTCTCCGTCACGGGCTCGCAGCGAGCGGAGACTACCCGTGCGCTCATCGCTGTCGTGCTCGCTGCGACGCTACTGGGAGTCGGCGTGGAAGTCGTTCAGCCGACCGTCGGACGCACTGCCAGCGTTCTCGACGCGCTCGCGAACCTCCTCGGCGCGACCGCGGGCGCAGTCGGCTGGCGGCTCGCGACCGTCGAGTAG
- a CDS encoding archaeosine biosynthesis radical SAM protein RaSEA — MSEPSAEVYEQGRGMDAHNQVMRELRDEKGAKDYAPDEPTRVWLDEDNTPDGVYQSLTIILNTGGCRWARAGGCTMCGYVAESVEGGTVAHEDLMAQVDACLEHEQEEADEESGLIKIYTSGSFLDEREVPAETRQAIAETFADRERIVVESLPDFVDQSKIEDFTEVGLQTDVAIGLETATDRVRHDCVNKYFDFSDFEAACAEARKADAGVKAYLLMKPPFLSESEAVEDMKKSVRECAEVEGCHTVSMNPTNVQRYTMVDQLHFRGGYRPPWLWSVAEVLESTADADAIVVSDPVGHGSDRGPHNCGECDDLVQEAIKDFDLRQDPSVFSEVSCECEATWDAVVERETSYNLPLAE; from the coding sequence ATGAGCGAGCCGAGCGCGGAGGTCTACGAGCAGGGGCGTGGGATGGACGCCCACAATCAGGTGATGCGGGAGCTGCGCGACGAGAAGGGCGCGAAAGACTACGCGCCCGACGAACCCACGCGGGTCTGGCTGGACGAGGACAACACGCCCGACGGCGTCTACCAGAGCCTCACCATTATCCTCAACACGGGCGGGTGCCGGTGGGCGCGCGCCGGTGGCTGCACGATGTGCGGGTACGTCGCCGAGTCCGTGGAGGGCGGGACGGTCGCCCACGAGGACCTGATGGCGCAGGTCGACGCCTGCCTCGAACACGAACAGGAGGAAGCCGACGAGGAGAGCGGCCTGATAAAAATCTACACGAGCGGGTCGTTCCTCGACGAGCGCGAGGTGCCCGCCGAGACGCGACAGGCCATCGCCGAGACGTTCGCGGACCGCGAGCGCATCGTCGTGGAGAGCCTGCCGGACTTCGTCGACCAATCGAAAATCGAGGACTTCACCGAGGTCGGACTACAGACGGATGTCGCAATCGGCCTCGAAACCGCGACGGACCGCGTGCGCCACGACTGCGTGAACAAGTACTTCGACTTCAGTGACTTCGAGGCCGCGTGCGCGGAGGCCCGAAAAGCGGACGCCGGCGTGAAGGCGTACCTGCTGATGAAGCCGCCGTTCCTCTCCGAATCCGAGGCCGTCGAGGACATGAAGAAGTCCGTGCGCGAGTGCGCCGAAGTGGAGGGCTGCCACACGGTCTCGATGAACCCGACGAACGTCCAGCGGTACACGATGGTCGACCAACTGCACTTCCGCGGCGGCTACCGGCCGCCGTGGCTCTGGTCGGTCGCCGAGGTGCTGGAATCCACGGCGGACGCGGACGCCATCGTCGTCTCCGACCCCGTCGGCCACGGCAGCGACCGCGGCCCGCACAACTGCGGGGAGTGCGACGACCTCGTGCAGGAAGCAATCAAGGACTTCGACCTCCGGCAGGACCCCTCCGTCTTCTCGGAGGTGTCCTGCGAGTGCGAGGCGACGTGGGACGCGGTCGTCGAGCGCGAGACGAGCTACAACCTCCCGCTCGCGGAGTGA
- the purQ gene encoding phosphoribosylformylglycinamidine synthase I, producing MTVSVIRFGGSNCDRDAVRALSHLGVDAEIVWHEDDLPADTSGVVLPGGFSYGDYLRAGAMAAQSPIMDSVRDLADDGVPVLGVCNGAQIGCESKLTPGAFTTNASARFQCEHVHVRVENADTPFTAAYDEGDVLTLPIAHGEGRFEIDDERYDDLVDENRVLFRYCDEDGDVTDAANPNGSTGAVAGVLGERESVAVLMPHPERATLPELGLTDGQGVLDAFA from the coding sequence ATGACGGTTTCTGTCATCCGCTTCGGCGGGTCGAACTGCGACCGCGACGCCGTGCGCGCGCTCTCGCACCTCGGCGTCGACGCCGAAATCGTCTGGCACGAAGACGACCTCCCCGCGGACACGTCCGGGGTCGTCCTCCCCGGCGGCTTCTCGTACGGCGACTACCTCCGCGCCGGCGCGATGGCCGCCCAGTCACCCATCATGGACAGCGTGCGTGACCTTGCCGACGACGGCGTGCCCGTCCTCGGTGTCTGCAACGGCGCGCAAATCGGCTGCGAGTCGAAACTCACGCCCGGTGCGTTCACGACGAACGCCAGCGCGCGCTTCCAGTGCGAGCACGTCCACGTCCGCGTAGAGAACGCCGACACGCCGTTCACCGCCGCCTACGACGAGGGCGACGTGCTCACGCTCCCCATCGCACACGGCGAGGGGCGCTTCGAAATCGACGACGAGCGCTACGACGACCTCGTCGACGAGAATCGCGTGTTGTTCCGCTACTGCGACGAAGACGGCGACGTCACCGACGCCGCGAACCCGAATGGCTCCACGGGCGCGGTCGCGGGCGTCCTCGGCGAGCGTGAATCCGTCGCGGTGTTGATGCCCCATCCCGAGCGCGCGACGCTCCCCGAACTCGGCCTGACGGACGGGCAGGGCGTCCTCGACGCGTTCGCGTAA
- the purS gene encoding phosphoribosylformylglycinamidine synthase subunit PurS, whose amino-acid sequence MTAYTATVTVRLKHGVLDPEAETTQKALERLGFELGDLRSADRFEIDLDAADSDEAAERAGEMADRLLANPTIHDYDVTVTERE is encoded by the coding sequence ATGACCGCCTACACCGCGACGGTGACGGTCCGACTCAAGCACGGGGTCCTCGACCCGGAGGCCGAGACCACCCAGAAAGCCCTCGAACGCCTCGGCTTCGAGCTCGGGGACCTGCGGTCGGCGGACCGCTTCGAAATCGACCTCGACGCCGCCGACAGCGACGAGGCGGCCGAGCGCGCGGGCGAGATGGCCGACCGCCTGCTCGCGAACCCGACCATCCACGACTACGACGTGACCGTCACGGAGCGCGAATGA
- a CDS encoding formyltransferase family protein: MPKPNGSPETAATTNDLTEITVVGADRTGIVAEVTGLLFEHGVNIEDIEQTVRDGVFRMTLLADTSPVDDADDRWEAEGEAEPADLAGDATTRAAFRERLADIGEELGVDVRVRFPDERDEGVAVLVTKEDHCLRALLDAEFDAEIRVVVGNHPDLESVAREHDVPFYDIGDDSGTPDEERLLDLLDEYDVDLVVLARYMRILSPDVVFRYAGRIINIHPSLLPAFPGAQAYRQAVEEGVRVAGVTAHYVTTDLDQGPILTQRAFDVPPTATVQDVKDRGQPLEADALVEAVRVHLAGDATVRRGSVEVTGDHQFGMPDEASAANPDAPVDAPPADD; the protein is encoded by the coding sequence ATGCCGAAGCCGAACGGCAGTCCAGAGACGGCAGCGACGACGAACGACCTGACCGAAATCACGGTCGTCGGAGCCGACCGCACGGGAATCGTCGCCGAAGTCACTGGACTGCTGTTCGAACACGGAGTCAACATCGAGGACATCGAGCAGACCGTCCGCGACGGCGTCTTCCGCATGACGCTGCTGGCCGACACCAGCCCCGTCGACGACGCCGACGACCGCTGGGAGGCCGAGGGCGAAGCCGAACCCGCCGACCTCGCCGGCGACGCGACGACGCGCGCGGCGTTCCGCGAGCGCCTCGCCGACATCGGTGAGGAACTCGGCGTCGATGTCCGCGTGCGCTTCCCCGACGAGCGCGACGAGGGCGTCGCCGTCCTCGTCACCAAGGAAGACCACTGCCTGCGCGCGCTCCTCGACGCGGAGTTCGACGCCGAAATCCGCGTCGTCGTCGGGAACCACCCCGACCTCGAATCCGTCGCGCGCGAACACGACGTGCCGTTCTACGACATCGGCGACGACTCCGGAACGCCCGACGAGGAGCGCCTGCTCGACCTGCTCGACGAGTACGACGTCGACCTCGTGGTGCTCGCGCGGTACATGCGCATTCTCAGTCCCGACGTCGTCTTCCGGTACGCCGGCCGCATCATCAACATCCACCCGAGCCTGCTGCCCGCGTTCCCCGGCGCGCAAGCGTACCGGCAGGCCGTCGAGGAAGGGGTACGTGTCGCCGGCGTCACCGCCCACTACGTCACCACTGACCTCGACCAAGGCCCGATTCTCACCCAGCGCGCGTTCGACGTACCGCCGACCGCCACCGTCCAGGACGTGAAAGACCGCGGGCAGCCCCTCGAAGCTGACGCGCTCGTCGAAGCCGTCCGCGTCCACCTCGCGGGCGACGCGACGGTCCGCCGCGGCAGCGTCGAAGTCACCGGCGACCACCAGTTCGGAATGCCCGACGAAGCGAGCGCCGCCAACCCCGACGCACCGGTGGACGCGCCGCCCGCCGACGACTAG
- a CDS encoding CBS domain-containing protein, producing the protein MRVRDVMSTDVLSVDAEASVRDAVGLMLDEGTGSVVVEKGGNPAGILTKVDVLEAGHEHDRPLSEIPVYAAASRPLITVSPSATVRAASARMFDYGIHHLPVADGLDLVGVVTATDLLEAQDDLLVEARDADERRAEWED; encoded by the coding sequence ATGCGGGTCCGCGACGTGATGAGCACGGACGTTCTCTCTGTCGACGCCGAGGCGAGCGTCCGCGACGCCGTCGGCCTGATGCTCGACGAGGGAACCGGCAGCGTCGTCGTCGAGAAGGGCGGCAACCCCGCGGGCATCCTCACCAAAGTCGACGTCCTCGAAGCGGGCCACGAACACGACCGCCCGCTCAGCGAGATTCCCGTCTACGCCGCCGCGAGCCGGCCACTGATTACTGTCTCGCCGTCGGCGACGGTGCGGGCGGCGTCCGCGCGAATGTTCGACTACGGCATCCACCACCTCCCGGTCGCGGACGGCCTCGACCTCGTCGGCGTCGTCACTGCGACGGACCTCTTGGAAGCGCAGGACGACTTACTCGTGGAAGCCCGGGACGCCGACGAGCGCCGCGCGGAGTGGGAGGACTAG